A single window of Bacteroidota bacterium DNA harbors:
- the rfaE1 gene encoding D-glycero-beta-D-manno-heptose-7-phosphate kinase produces the protein MINKFKNIQVLVIGDVMIDAYLFGKVDRISPEAPVPVVAVEKKENRLGGAANVALNLASLGAKPVLCSVIGNDFEGNDLLDLLRKNNIDARGIVQNAQRITTVKTRVISQNHQMLRIDSEVSDNLNEEQTQHFIKKIEELIPQSQVIIFEDYDKGVITEELITQITAIAHKNNIPVVVDPKKRNFNFYKEASLFKPNLKELREGFKQEFSIHNKQEFEAVCKDLMQSMQLKNLFVTLSEHGVMITDGKEFHYIPAHFRKIADVSGAGDTVISVASLCMALNMPIKSIATISNLAGGLVCEEVGVVPIDKNKLDTELNAIGFLID, from the coding sequence ATGATAAATAAATTTAAAAATATACAAGTATTGGTTATTGGCGATGTAATGATTGATGCTTACTTGTTTGGCAAAGTGGATAGAATATCGCCTGAAGCACCTGTGCCCGTAGTAGCCGTTGAAAAGAAAGAAAACAGGTTAGGTGGTGCTGCTAATGTTGCCTTAAATTTAGCTTCGTTAGGTGCCAAGCCGGTACTATGTTCGGTAATTGGTAACGATTTTGAAGGTAACGATTTACTAGACCTACTCCGAAAAAACAATATTGATGCACGAGGAATAGTACAAAATGCTCAACGTATTACTACAGTTAAAACCAGAGTAATCAGTCAAAACCACCAAATGTTACGCATTGATAGTGAAGTTTCGGATAATTTAAACGAGGAACAAACACAGCATTTTATCAAAAAAATAGAGGAATTAATACCTCAATCGCAAGTAATTATTTTTGAGGACTACGATAAAGGCGTTATTACCGAAGAACTCATTACTCAAATTACCGCGATTGCCCATAAAAACAATATCCCCGTAGTTGTTGATCCTAAAAAAAGAAATTTCAATTTTTATAAAGAAGCGAGCTTATTTAAACCTAATTTAAAGGAGCTACGTGAAGGTTTCAAACAAGAATTCTCTATCCATAATAAACAAGAATTTGAAGCGGTATGTAAAGATTTAATGCAAAGCATGCAACTTAAAAACCTGTTTGTAACCTTAAGCGAACATGGCGTAATGATTACCGATGGAAAAGAATTTCACTACATTCCAGCTCACTTCCGCAAAATTGCCGATGTAAGCGGTGCCGGAGATACAGTTATTAGTGTTGCCTCACTTTGTATGGCATTAAATATGCCTATTAAAAGCATTGCCACCATATCTAATCTTGCAGGAGGCTTGGTTTGTGAAGAAGTAGGTGTTGTGCCTATTGATAAAAACAAATTAGACACAGAATTAAATGCTATAGGTTTCTTGATAGATTAA